The following coding sequences lie in one Apium graveolens cultivar Ventura chromosome 3, ASM990537v1, whole genome shotgun sequence genomic window:
- the LOC141714719 gene encoding uncharacterized protein LOC141714719, with product MDGAAALSNITNASVVKRRIRGRNIENIFPSPMCVENNSVAAKNIKPSSTPSYINYKKCRVRGPNIEKMYINAMRIRVSLNDAYVGKSLRDFHMMPFPDERFFHTFVNRLIVEETSYSKEELRLNHEKAHKNLNSRQLDVYNAVVDNVNKNKGGMFFVYGSGGCEGKIVLPVAGSGISATLPPGGRTAHSRFKIPLKLDQSSIAGIKHGTYIAELMQHTSLKIWDEASMQHRYAFKAVDRSLRDIMAVVDVERGKRPFGGITVVFCGNYRQILPVLPKAGRAEIVNASFNKSRLWKYCQVFLLSQNMRLHTGNFEARNKVIANFSKWQLEIGDGRVECIDTHRANVKTEFVVPDEYVVKSPLRSPIKTLIDIIYPDFQNNLHSQEYLRSRSILTPTNVVVDDINAQILERVPGNVHTYLSQDLIEDRSVDDNDFDLSFPVEYLNSINMPCMPKHELKVKVRAVVMLMRNLNQIMGLYNGTMMIVTGCKK from the exons ATGGATGGAGCTGCTGCATTGTCAAATATTACCAATGCATCAG TCGTAAAACGTAGAATACGTGGTCGCAATATTGAGAATATTTTTCCAAGCCCCATGT GTGTAGAAAATAACAGTGTAGCGGCGAAGAACATAAAACCATCTTCCACGCCTTCATATATAAACT ataagaAATGTAGAGTACGTGGTCCTAATATTGAGAAGATGTATATAAATGCCATGCGTATACGAGTTTCCTTAAATGATGCGTATGTTGGTAAGTCCTTAAGAGATTTTCATATGATGCCATTTCCTGACGAACGATTTTTCCATACTTTTGTCAATCGTCTCATTGTTGAGGAAACTAGCTACAGTAAAGAAGAATTGAGACTTAATCATGAAAAAGCTCATAAAAATTTGAACTCAAGGCAGCTGGATGTATATAATGCAGTTGTTGATAATGTAAACAAAAATAAAGGTGGAATGTTTTTTGTTTACGGGAGCGGTGGATGCG AAGGAAAGATTGTTCTTCCTGTTGCAGGCTCAGGAATTTCTGCTACACTTCCACCTGGTGGCCGAACAGctcattctaggtttaaaatacCGCTTAAATTAGATCAGAGTTCTATTGCAGGAATAAAACATGGTACATACATTGCAGAGTTGATGCAGCACACAAGTCTTAAAATATGGGATGAAGCTTCAATGCAGCATCGCTATGCATTTAAAGCCGTGGATAGAAGCTTGCGAGACATAATGGCTGTCGTTGATGTAGAACGAGGAAAAAGACCCTTTGGTGGTATTACAGTTGTTTTTTGTGGCAATTATCGACAGATATTACCTGTTCTGCCTAAGGCTGGAAGGGCTGAAATAGTGAATGCATCATTTAACAAATCCCGGCTTTGGAAATATTGTCAGGTCTTTCTTCTCAGTCAGAACATGAGATTACATACAGGTAATTTTGAAGCTAGAAATAAAGTAATAGCTAACTTTAGTAAATGGCAACTTGAGATTGGAGACGGAAGAGTTGAATGCATTGATACTCATCGTGCAAATGTTAAAACTGAGTTTGTAGTTCCTGATGAATATGTTGTCAAGAGTCCCTTGAGAAGTCCCATTAAAACCCTAATTGACATTATATATCCAGATTTTCAGAATAACTTGCATTCACAGGAGTATCTGAGATCGAGATCTATTTTGACTCCAACAAATGTTGTAGTAGATGACATCAATGCGCAGATTCTTGAAAGAGTTCCGGGTAATGTGCATACTTATCTCAGCCAAGATTTAATTGAAGACAGGAGTGTTGACGATAATGACTTTGATTTGTCATTTCCAGTTGAGTATCTGAACTCCATAAATATGCCATGTATGCCTAAACATGAGTTGAAAGTAAAGGTCAGAGCTGTTGTTATGTTGATGAGGAATTTAAATCAGATTATGGGTCTATACAATGGTACAATGATGATAGTTACTGGCTGCAAAAAATAG